The Campylobacter concisus genome has a window encoding:
- the hcp gene encoding hydroxylamine reductase, whose amino-acid sequence MKDMKMFCHQCEMSAEDGCGAKGQPMGTCGKSDTLALLQDTMVFGLKGLSAYRHHAHELGADTSNVDRVMADTLYFTLTNSNFNFDEHIKQLLEVGGAGVEVMNLLSEAHTAKFGIPTPVRVSQNKVEGKAILVSGHNLHALKALLEATKDKGINIYTHSEMLPAHGYPELRKYSHLKGNVGKAWFDQTKLFNEFKGAILMTTNCIVPLRSNCTYADRLFGYSIAGTNGVKHIENDDFTPLIECALACGDVSGFDSDESLVTGGHYKTILTLAPQILDAIKTGKIRRFFVIAGCDAPGKGREYYRELAASLPKDCVILTSSCGKFRFNDIDFGNVPGTELPRYIDLGQCNDSNGAVKIALALSEATGIAVNDLPVSIVLMWMEQKAVIILLALFSLGIKNINVGPSLPKFFNEEIINFLVDKFNVRPISGDAQADLKYFLGE is encoded by the coding sequence CAAAGGGCCAGCCTATGGGCACCTGTGGCAAGAGCGACACGCTAGCACTTTTGCAAGATACGATGGTTTTTGGCTTAAAAGGCCTTAGCGCATACCGCCATCACGCACACGAGCTTGGCGCTGATACTAGTAATGTCGACCGCGTTATGGCTGATACGCTTTATTTTACGCTTACAAACTCAAATTTTAACTTCGACGAGCACATCAAACAACTTCTTGAAGTAGGCGGTGCTGGCGTTGAGGTGATGAACCTATTAAGCGAGGCTCACACAGCTAAATTTGGCATCCCAACACCAGTTAGAGTGAGCCAAAATAAGGTTGAGGGCAAGGCGATCTTGGTAAGTGGTCACAACTTGCACGCTCTAAAAGCGCTACTTGAGGCGACAAAAGACAAAGGCATCAACATCTACACTCACTCAGAGATGCTCCCAGCTCACGGATACCCAGAACTACGCAAGTATAGCCACCTAAAAGGCAACGTCGGCAAGGCGTGGTTTGACCAAACTAAGCTATTTAACGAATTTAAGGGCGCGATACTAATGACAACAAACTGCATCGTGCCACTACGCTCAAACTGCACATATGCTGATAGGCTATTTGGCTACTCGATCGCTGGCACAAACGGCGTAAAACACATAGAAAACGACGACTTCACACCACTTATCGAGTGCGCACTAGCTTGTGGCGATGTTAGCGGCTTTGATAGCGACGAGAGCCTAGTAACTGGCGGACATTACAAGACTATACTAACTTTAGCCCCACAAATTTTAGATGCGATTAAGACTGGTAAGATCCGCAGATTTTTCGTGATAGCTGGCTGTGACGCGCCTGGCAAGGGACGTGAGTACTATAGAGAGCTAGCTGCTAGCCTTCCAAAAGACTGTGTGATACTTACTTCAAGCTGCGGTAAATTTAGATTTAACGACATCGACTTTGGCAACGTCCCAGGCACCGAGCTACCACGCTACATCGACCTTGGCCAGTGCAACGACAGTAACGGCGCGGTTAAAATAGCCCTTGCTCTAAGCGAGGCAACAGGCATCGCAGTAAATGACCTACCAGTTTCTATCGTGCTAATGTGGATGGAGCAAAAAGCGGTCATCATCTTGCTAGCGCTATTTAGCCTTGGTATCAAAAACATCAACGTAGGACCTAGCTTGCCTAAATTTTTCAATGAAGAGATCATAAATTTCTTAGTGGATAAATTTAACGTTAGACCAATTAGCGGCGACGCGCAAGCTGATCTAAAATACTTCTTAGGTGAGTAG